Proteins from a genomic interval of Streptomyces fodineus:
- a CDS encoding alpha/beta hydrolase family protein — protein MVKFLYDDESFSFEALRAAGYAACGGADLGEVLVTCRQIPEGDEEAWSAQWAATAARIERIGRDALAAGHRVSAREALLRASNYYRTADFYRREDPATDAESARLARASQQTFADAAALLDTPARALRIPYEDTTLPGYLFLADDSGTPRPTVLYHGGYDSTLEENYLALAAGALRRGYNVIAFDGPGQGSTVREQGLHFRPDWEAVVTPVVDFALTVPEVDAERLVLIGTSLGGYLAARAAAFEHRLAACVLHDGVDDFHEVAAATAGRAASVPGGMEALMAQDTMVRWVVRNGRWTFGVSDFDELVEASEAYTLAGIADRITCPTLVLDAENDQFFKGQPQRLLGELTCRKELISFREDEGAGEHCHEGALSLFHQRTFDWLDTRLAG, from the coding sequence ATGGTGAAGTTCCTCTACGACGACGAGTCCTTCTCCTTCGAGGCACTGCGTGCCGCGGGTTATGCCGCCTGTGGCGGCGCCGACCTCGGCGAGGTCCTGGTCACCTGCCGGCAGATCCCAGAGGGAGACGAGGAGGCCTGGTCGGCCCAGTGGGCCGCGACGGCGGCGCGCATCGAGCGCATCGGCCGGGACGCGCTGGCCGCCGGTCACCGAGTCAGCGCCCGGGAGGCGCTGCTGCGCGCGTCCAACTACTACCGGACCGCCGACTTCTACCGCCGCGAGGATCCCGCCACTGACGCCGAGTCGGCGCGGCTCGCCAGGGCCTCCCAGCAGACGTTCGCCGACGCGGCCGCCCTGCTCGACACTCCGGCCCGCGCCCTGCGCATCCCGTACGAGGACACCACGCTTCCTGGCTACCTGTTCCTCGCCGACGATTCGGGCACCCCACGCCCGACCGTGCTCTACCACGGCGGGTACGACTCCACCCTCGAGGAGAACTACCTGGCACTGGCCGCGGGTGCGCTGCGGCGCGGATACAACGTCATCGCGTTCGACGGCCCCGGCCAGGGCAGCACCGTCCGCGAGCAGGGCCTGCACTTCCGGCCGGACTGGGAGGCCGTGGTCACCCCGGTCGTCGACTTCGCGCTCACCGTGCCCGAGGTGGACGCCGAGCGACTCGTGCTGATCGGCACGAGCCTCGGCGGCTACCTCGCCGCGAGGGCGGCCGCCTTCGAGCACCGCCTCGCCGCGTGCGTGCTGCACGACGGCGTCGACGACTTCCACGAAGTCGCCGCCGCAACGGCCGGCCGAGCCGCTTCGGTGCCCGGCGGCATGGAGGCGCTGATGGCGCAGGACACCATGGTGCGATGGGTGGTGCGCAACGGCCGGTGGACCTTCGGTGTGTCCGACTTCGACGAGCTGGTCGAGGCAAGCGAGGCGTACACCCTGGCGGGTATCGCCGACCGCATCACCTGCCCGACACTCGTCCTCGACGCCGAGAACGACCAGTTCTTCAAGGGGCAGCCGCAGCGTCTGCTCGGCGAGCTGACCTGCCGGAAGGAGCTGATCTCCTTCCGCGAGGACGAAGGCGCCGGCGAGCACTGCCACGAGGGTGCGCTCTCCCTGTTCCACCAGCGCACCTTCGACTGGCTCGACACCCGGCTCGCCGGCTGA